A DNA window from Phragmites australis chromosome 11, lpPhrAust1.1, whole genome shotgun sequence contains the following coding sequences:
- the LOC133885723 gene encoding protein SLOW GREEN 1, chloroplastic-like isoform X1 produces MAMSFFLSTGSTSILLPIRREPAASPFLSFPLKPRRFSPRYRFPLRPLRFSRIPSSSCKAPTTNVLSSVASASRTLLFLLAAGLLSLSLSGVRPLPALASAPPLTQQPQEIEGQDEQQESKERKQQEEVEGKQEEEDEEKEDMLQQEDDEVRMYSAILSRNPGDVDALKCALYAKMRRADWGGALRYARRLRDAEPGEVEWRLMEAQLHELRGDLAAAERGFREVLAEEPLHIRALHGLTLCMHKRLEGPTVFEMLENALQLAISDKRVPEERNIKLLIAQMHVVMGQLDVASEKLQNLINEDPRDFRPHLCQGIVYALLDKKDAADEQFDTYRSLVPDEFPDKSFINDVILAAKTESNDRIQRDFVSEFLSKK; encoded by the exons ATGGCGATGAGCTTCTTCTTGTCCACCGGCTCCACTTCCATCCTCCTCCCCATCCGCCGCGAGCCCGCCGCAtctcccttcctctccttccccctCAAGCCCCGCCGCTTTTCTCCCCGCTACCGGTTCCCTCTCAGACCTCTGCGCTTCTCCAGAATCCCCTCCTCCTCGTGCAAGGCCCCCACAACGAACGTCCTCTCGTCCGTCGCCTCCGCCTCGAGGACCCTCCTCTTCCTGCTCGCCGCcggccttctctccctctcactctccggCGTCCGCCCGCTCCCCGCCCTCGCGTCTGCTCCACCGCTAACCCAACAACCGCAAGAAATCGAAGGGCAAGACGAGCAGCAAGAATCCAAAGAAAGGAAGCAGCAAGAAGAGGTTGAAGGCaagcaagaagaggaagatgaggagaaagaGGACATGCTGCAGCAAGAGGACGATGAGGTGCGGATGTATTCGGCGATTCTGAGCCGCAACCCGGGCGACGTGGACGCTCTGAAGTGCGCGCTGTACGCCAAGATGAGGCGCGCGGACTGGGGCGGCGCGCTGCGGTACGCTCGGCGGCTGCGTGACGCCGAGCCCGGCGAGGTGGAGTGGCGGCTGATGGAGGCGCAGCTGCACGAGCTGAGGGGCGACCTCGCCGCGGCCGAGCGGGGGTTCAGGGAGGTCCTGGCAGAGGAGCCCCTCCACATCCGGGCTCTCCAT GGACTTACACTGTGTATGCATAAGAGACTCGAGGGCCCTACTGTTTTTGAAATGCTTGAAAATGCTTTGCAACTTGCAATTTCTGACAAAAGGGTCCCAGAAGAGCGCAACATAAAGCTTTTGATTGCACAAATGCATGTTGTCATG GGTCAGTTGGATGTTGCATCTGAGAAACTACAAAATCTCATAAACGAGGATCCTCGAGATTTTCGGCCTCATCTTTGCCAG GGCATTGTTTATGCACTTCTGGACAAAAAAGACGCAGCAGATGAGCAATTTGATACATATAGAAGCCTTGTGCCGGATGAATTCCCAGATAAGAGTTTTATCAATGATGTCATACTGGCAGCTAAAACGGAGTCAAATGATCGGATACAAAGGGATTTTGTATCAGAGTTCCTATCGAAGAAATGA
- the LOC133885723 gene encoding uncharacterized protein LOC133885723 isoform X3 → MAMSFFLSTGSTSILLPIRREPAASPFLSFPLKPRRFSPRYRFPLRPLRFSRIPSSSCKAPTTNVLSSVASASRTLLFLLAAGLLSLSLSGVRPLPALASAPPLTQQPQEIEGQDEQQESKERKQQEEVEGKQEEEDEEKEDMLQQEDDEVRMYSAILSRNPGDVDALKCALYAKMRRADWGGALRYARRLRDAEPGEVEWRLMEAQLHELRGDLAAAERGFREVLAEEPLHIRALHGLTLCMHKRLEGPTVFEMLENALQLAISDKRVPEERNIKLLIAQMHVVMGQLDVASEKLQNLINEDPPGHCLCTSGQKRRSR, encoded by the exons ATGGCGATGAGCTTCTTCTTGTCCACCGGCTCCACTTCCATCCTCCTCCCCATCCGCCGCGAGCCCGCCGCAtctcccttcctctccttccccctCAAGCCCCGCCGCTTTTCTCCCCGCTACCGGTTCCCTCTCAGACCTCTGCGCTTCTCCAGAATCCCCTCCTCCTCGTGCAAGGCCCCCACAACGAACGTCCTCTCGTCCGTCGCCTCCGCCTCGAGGACCCTCCTCTTCCTGCTCGCCGCcggccttctctccctctcactctccggCGTCCGCCCGCTCCCCGCCCTCGCGTCTGCTCCACCGCTAACCCAACAACCGCAAGAAATCGAAGGGCAAGACGAGCAGCAAGAATCCAAAGAAAGGAAGCAGCAAGAAGAGGTTGAAGGCaagcaagaagaggaagatgaggagaaagaGGACATGCTGCAGCAAGAGGACGATGAGGTGCGGATGTATTCGGCGATTCTGAGCCGCAACCCGGGCGACGTGGACGCTCTGAAGTGCGCGCTGTACGCCAAGATGAGGCGCGCGGACTGGGGCGGCGCGCTGCGGTACGCTCGGCGGCTGCGTGACGCCGAGCCCGGCGAGGTGGAGTGGCGGCTGATGGAGGCGCAGCTGCACGAGCTGAGGGGCGACCTCGCCGCGGCCGAGCGGGGGTTCAGGGAGGTCCTGGCAGAGGAGCCCCTCCACATCCGGGCTCTCCAT GGACTTACACTGTGTATGCATAAGAGACTCGAGGGCCCTACTGTTTTTGAAATGCTTGAAAATGCTTTGCAACTTGCAATTTCTGACAAAAGGGTCCCAGAAGAGCGCAACATAAAGCTTTTGATTGCACAAATGCATGTTGTCATG GGTCAGTTGGATGTTGCATCTGAGAAACTACAAAATCTCATAAACGAGGATCCTC CAGGGCATTGTTTATGCACTTCTGGACAAAAAAGACGCAGCAGATGA
- the LOC133885723 gene encoding protein SLOW GREEN 1, chloroplastic-like isoform X2 yields MAMSFFLSTGSTSILLPIRREPAASPFLSFPLKPRRFSPRYRFPLRPLRFSRIPSSSCKAPTTNVLSSVASASRTLLFLLAAGLLSLSLSGVRPLPALASAPPLTQQPQEIEGQDEQQESKERKQQEEVEGKQEEEDEEKEDMLQQEDDEVRMYSAILSRNPGDVDALKCALYAKMRRADWGGALRYARRLRDAEPGEVEWRLMEAQLHELRGDLAAAERGFREVLAEEPLHIRALHGQLDVASEKLQNLINEDPRDFRPHLCQGIVYALLDKKDAADEQFDTYRSLVPDEFPDKSFINDVILAAKTESNDRIQRDFVSEFLSKK; encoded by the exons ATGGCGATGAGCTTCTTCTTGTCCACCGGCTCCACTTCCATCCTCCTCCCCATCCGCCGCGAGCCCGCCGCAtctcccttcctctccttccccctCAAGCCCCGCCGCTTTTCTCCCCGCTACCGGTTCCCTCTCAGACCTCTGCGCTTCTCCAGAATCCCCTCCTCCTCGTGCAAGGCCCCCACAACGAACGTCCTCTCGTCCGTCGCCTCCGCCTCGAGGACCCTCCTCTTCCTGCTCGCCGCcggccttctctccctctcactctccggCGTCCGCCCGCTCCCCGCCCTCGCGTCTGCTCCACCGCTAACCCAACAACCGCAAGAAATCGAAGGGCAAGACGAGCAGCAAGAATCCAAAGAAAGGAAGCAGCAAGAAGAGGTTGAAGGCaagcaagaagaggaagatgaggagaaagaGGACATGCTGCAGCAAGAGGACGATGAGGTGCGGATGTATTCGGCGATTCTGAGCCGCAACCCGGGCGACGTGGACGCTCTGAAGTGCGCGCTGTACGCCAAGATGAGGCGCGCGGACTGGGGCGGCGCGCTGCGGTACGCTCGGCGGCTGCGTGACGCCGAGCCCGGCGAGGTGGAGTGGCGGCTGATGGAGGCGCAGCTGCACGAGCTGAGGGGCGACCTCGCCGCGGCCGAGCGGGGGTTCAGGGAGGTCCTGGCAGAGGAGCCCCTCCACATCCGGGCTCTCCAT GGTCAGTTGGATGTTGCATCTGAGAAACTACAAAATCTCATAAACGAGGATCCTCGAGATTTTCGGCCTCATCTTTGCCAG GGCATTGTTTATGCACTTCTGGACAAAAAAGACGCAGCAGATGAGCAATTTGATACATATAGAAGCCTTGTGCCGGATGAATTCCCAGATAAGAGTTTTATCAATGATGTCATACTGGCAGCTAAAACGGAGTCAAATGATCGGATACAAAGGGATTTTGTATCAGAGTTCCTATCGAAGAAATGA